ACCCTTCTAGTACACCTTTAATCACATAGAAATCAACGACTTTCTTTTCACCTTGCCAGCCGTGAGCATGCCATAGACCCGTGATTGCACCAGCTACGCGCTCCTGCTCATCCGGTAATTCCCCTTCACCTTGAGATAAGAACACTGAGCCTGTTTCGTATAGCGCAATAGAATCCGATTGACGAGCATTATTGTGCTTCACTGCTTCAAGTAAATGAGGCACTAAGCTTTGACGAAGGATACTGCGATCTTCACTCATCGGCATTGCTAAACCAATCGTACTTGTTGCATTGAGTGCAAACTGAGTAGCTTTTTCAGCGCTCGTTAACGAATAGGTTGTTGTTTGCGCTAGCCCTGCTCCCTCTAAGAAACGGCGAACTTTACGGCGTCCAAGCTGATACTCTGTTAATTTTCCTGGAGTTGCCACTGTTACAGGAAGCGTTGTAGGAAGGTTGTCATAGCCATACATGCGCGCTACTTCCTCCACGATATCTTCTTCAATTGTAATATCGCCTCGACGAGTCGGTACCGTTACAACGATGGTTTCATCTTCGACTTTGCTTTCAAATTGAAGACGGTTCATAATATCTTGTACTTCTTCCATCGATAGTTCTGTACCAAGCACATTGTTAATACGTCCAAGTGACACAGCTACAACAGCAGGTTCCACAGTTAGTGTATCTACTTCTACAGTACCGCTTACCACTTCACCTGAAGCGTATTCAGCCATTAATTCTGCTGCGCGGTCAGCAGCTACACGCGTACGGTTAGGATCAATTCCTTTTTCAAAACGAGCACTTGCCTCACTGCGAAGACCGTGGTCTTTGGAAGCTTGACGAACTGTTAAACCTTTGAAGTAAGCTGATTCAATAAGAACATTTACCGTATCGTCTTTTACTTCAGAGTTTGCTCCCCCCATTACACCTGCAAGAGCTACCGGTTCACTGCCGTTTGTAATAACAAGCTGATTGCCTTTTAATACGCGCTCTTGATCGTCAAGCGTTACAAACTTCTCGCCTTCTGACGCGTGACGTACAACAATTTCTTTTGAACCAAGACGATCATAGTCAAAAGCATGCAGCGGCTGGCCGTATTCAAGCAAAATATAGTTGGTAATATCAACAACGTTGTTATGAGGTCGAATACCAGCTGCCATTAAACGCGTTTGCATCCATAATGGTGACGGAGCAATTTTTACGTTTTTCACAACGCGCGCTACGTAAAGGGGATTGTCTTCTTTTGCCTCTACTTTAACGGAAATATAATCAGCTGCTTGCTCATCAGACGTTTGCACGTTTACTGACGGATACTTCACTTCACGACGTAAAATAGCAGCCACCTCATGTGCTACACCTAACATACTTAAGCAGTCTGAACGGTTTGGTGTTAGCCCTAGTTCTAATACTTCATCGTTTAAGTTTAATGCATCTAGCGCATCCGCTCCTACTTCAGCATCACTTGGGAAGACGAAGATGCCTTCTTGATAATCTTTTGCCACAAGCTTGCTTTCAATGCCAAGCTCTTGAAGAGAACAAATCATACCGTTCGATTCTTCACCGCGAAGCTTAGCACGCTTGATTTTAAAGTTACCTGGAAGTACAGCTCCCACTTTTGCAACCGCTACTTTTTGACCTTGTGCCACGTTAGGTGCTCCGCACACGATTTGAACGATTTCTCCTCCGCCAAGATCTACTTGACAGCGGCTTAATTTATCCGCATTTGGATGCTGTTCACGTTCTACAACGTGACCAATTACCACTCCGCTGATGCCTTTATTTAAGTTTTCTACACCTTCAACTTCAATTCCACTTTTTGTGATTTTATCAGCTAACTCTTCTGCCGTTACGCCTGATAAGTCAACATACTCTTGTAACCAACGATAAGATACAAACATCGTAGTCCCTCCTTTATACTTGTTTAAATTGATCTAAGAAACGAACATCATTTGTATAGAAATGACGAATATCATCCACGCCGTGTTTTAACATAGCAATACGCTCTACACCGATTCCAAAAGCAAAACCACGATATTTAGTTGAATCGTATCCAGCCATTTCAAGAACATTTGGATGAACCATACCGGCTCCTAAAATTTCAATCCAGCCTGTTTGTTTACATACATTACAGCCTTTACCTCCACATTTTGCACACGATACGTCTACTTCTACAGACGGCTCAGTGAATGGGAAGAAACTTGGACGAAGACGAATTTCACGGTCTGCACCGAACATCTTTTTCACAAATACTTCAAGCGTGCCTTTTAAATCGCTCATACGAATGTTTTCGTCTACTACAAGACCTTCAATTTGCATAAATTGATGTGAGTGCGTAGCATCATCGTCATCGCGGCGGTACACTTTACCTGGGCAAATAATTTTAACAGGTCCTTTGCCTTCATTCTTGTTCATAACACGAGCTTGAACAGTTGATGTATGCGTACGAAGAAGCGTTTCTTCCGTAATATAGAACGTATCTTGCATATCACGTGCTGGGTGACCTTTTGGCAAGTTCAGCGCTTCGAAATTATAGTAGTCCTGCTCTACTTCTGGTCCTTCTGCTACTTCATAGCCCATTCCTAAGAATAAATCTTCTACTTCTTCAACCACGCTTGTGAGCGGGTGATGCGTACCTGCTTTAACCGGGCGTCCCGGCAGCGTTACGTCAATTGTTTCTGAAGCAAGTTTACGCTCTACCTCGGCTGCTTCTAACGCCGTTTGTTTTTCTTCAATTTTAGATGCAATCGCTTCACGTACTTCATTTGCAAGTGCTCCCATTACAGGGCGCTCTTCAGCTGAAAGTTTTCCCATACCGCGAAGTACTTCTGTGATAGGGCCTTTCTTTCCTAAATAAGCTACGCGTACGTCGTTTAATTCTTTTAAAGCACTTGCTGCTTCGACTTTTGCAATTGCTTCTTGTTGAAGTTCTTGTAAACGTTCTTTCATCACTTATTCCTCCTTTTAACGTAAAAAATGACAAATAAAAAAACCTCCTCCCAAAAAAGGGACGAGGATTAGTCGCGTTACCACCCTTGTTAACTATATACACAGACGTATACAGTTCACTTCATTCAAGTTAACGGAATCTCCGGAACACCTTTACATCTATGTAAGATGGTCTAAGTGTCAACTCAAGAGGTGAATTCACTTATTACATTTATAAAAATGCTTTCAGTCATGGCATTTTCTCCCTGCATAAACGGACATAAGCTACTGCTCTCTTTCATCGTTTTTTACATATGTAACTATTGTATTATTATAGTGAAAACACGTTCTCGATGCAACTACATTCCGCGTAAATAATAAAGTAAGATTCCAGAAGCGATGGCAACATTTAACGACTCGCTCTTTCCATAGATGGGAATGTACAGATTTTGATCCGTTTGTTCCAACACTTTCTCGCTTACGCCGTTTCCTTCATTTCCCACAATCAGCGCAAATTCGTTTGAAGGTTTTACGTGTGTGTAGACCTTTCCATTTTGTAACGACGTGCCGTAAACTGCTATTCCTCTTTCTTTTAACAGTGAAATTGTTTCGAGCAAATCGCCTTTTACAATTGGAAGGTGAAAAATAGCTCCTTGCGTTGAACGAACGACTTTTGGGTTGTACACATCCACGCTGCCCTCTCCAATGATAATAGCCCCCACTCCCGCAGCATCAGCGGTTCGGATAATGGTGCCTAGGTTACCTGGATCTTGCACCGCATCTAAAAGCAATACTTTCTGTGCTGTATGAATAATTTCCGCATGCTTTGTTTGAAAACACACGGCAATAATTCCTTGAGGTGTTTCTGTGTCAGATAATAACTTACTAATTGCTTCGTTTACAACGATTATTTCGATACCGTCTATATCCCACTGTGCGGGCACTTCGGTCGATTCGCGTATAATTAGTTCCTTTACGCAATCCTTATTTTTGATAGCCTCTTCGACTAAATGAAAGCCTTCTACCATAAAAAGGCCCTGCTTATCACGGTCTTTTTTATTATGCAGTTTTTTCCACGCTTTTACCTGCGGATTTTTAACTGAATCAATTTGTTTCACAAACATAACTCCTTTATCTATACAAAAATAAATAGTTCGATTACATTTTGTTCAATAATCATTAGATAAGTTTCACTTTATTGTACATAGAAATCGCAAAGAAAACAAAAACTATTGGTAACTTTACGATAGCTGAGGTGAAAATGATGGATCTTAATTTACGAAATGCTGTTATTGCAAACGTTTCAGGAAACTCAAAAGAAGAGCTTGAGGCTACAATTTCTGACGCTATTCAAAGCGGTGAAGAAAAAATGCTCCCTGGACTTGGTGTTTTATTTGAAGTGCTTTGGGAAAAGTCTCCGGAATCAGAAAAAGAAGAAATTCTGACAACGCTTGAAAACGGTTTAAAATAAATAACCTTTTCCTATGTACAACAAAAAGCTCATTCTCCTAGGAGAATGAGCTTTTTTTAATTATACGTAATGGCGTTAACCGTATCTCGGTCTAAGCGCTTAATGACTTCCGCAATTAATTTAACTGCGTTTTCATAATCATCACGATGAAGCATTGCTGCATGAGAATGGATATAACGAGTTGCAATTGTAATCGAAAGTGCTGGCACCCCGTTAGCTGAAATATGGATAGAACCCGAGTCCGTACCGCCTCCAGCAATTGCATCAAATTGATACGGAATATTTAATTCATCTGCCACATCTACCACTGTATCTCGAAGTCCTTTATGAGAGACCATGGAAGCATCATATAAAATGATTTGCGGACCCTGCCCCATTTTAGAAGAGGCTTCTTTATCAGAAACACCAGGTGTATCTCCAGCGATACCGACATCAACAGCAAATGCAATATCCGGTTCAATAAAGTTAGCAGATGTTTTTGCACCTCGGAGTCCAACTTCTTCTTGCACCGTTCCTACACCATACACAACATTTTCATGTTTTTCATTTTTTAAAGCTTTTAATACATCGATAGCGATTGCACAACCAATACGGTTATCCCAGGCTTTCGCTAGCAGCATCTTTTCATTGTTCATAACCGTAAATTCGAAATAAGGTACAACCTGATCACCAGGTTTTACTCCCCACTCCGCTACTTCTTCTCTGCTAGAAGCACCAATATCGATGAACATATCTTTAATGTCAACTGGCTTTTTGCGAACTTCTGGAGGCAAGATATGAGGTGGCTTTGAGCCAATAATCCCCGTTACCTCTCCTTTAGATGTCACGATGGTTACGCGTTGAGCAAGCATAACTTGAGACCACCATCCGCCTACCGTTTGAAAACGAATAAAGCCGCGTTCATCAATTTGAGTCACCATAAAACCAACTTCATCCAAGTGACCGGCTACCATAATTTTAGGCCCTTGTTCGTTGCCTACTTTTTTTGCAATCAAACTGCCTAGCCCATCCGTCGTTACTTCATCTGCATAAGGTGCAATATATTTCTTCATAACCTCACGCGGTTCACGCTCATTTCCAGGAATTCCTTTTGCATCTGTTAGTGCTTTAAGCATCGTCAATGTTTCATCTAACTTTGTCATATGGATTACCCCTTTCATATGTATACCTCTATTATAGCTAAAAAGAGGTTGAAGTAAAATTTCCCATCCCTTTATTTCTAGTATCCTTGTTCTTGGCGTTTAAAATTCACTTCATTTTTTGACATGTACGCCTCTTCAATATGTTCAGCAGAAAAACCAAACATATCGCCAAGCTTCATGTAAGATGCAAACATGTTCACATAGTTTTCTTTTGACAGGTCCTGCTCGAAAGCAGAAACTTGTGCAAATAACTGTAAAAATTGTGTTGTTTTTGAATCAGCTGCTTTTACTTTTGGCAGCTCAGTTAAATCATCGTATCCTTTTTCAATACCTAAAGAAAGAATGAAATGTACGCCGTCCACAAATTCTTCTAAAATAACAGCATCTTCAGCCGGAGGTTTAACGCTCCAAAATTTGAAGCAGCGCGTTTCGTTTGCCAGCTCTCCCATTTCAACAAGCAGAGCTAAAAGTTTTCTTGGAACCAAGTCTTCCTTATGAAGCTGATGCTTGTCCTCTATATGCTGATCCAGCTGGCGCTGCATGGTAAATAGCTGTTGTAAATTCAATGTAATCACTCCTGTAATTATGTATATCTTCTTCTTTTTAAACCAATAAAGAAATTATATCAAAAATCGTGAAACTTTTTAGAGACTGAAACGTAAAGTAAGAAAACTGTGCCTTGTAAAGGAGGGAGCGTTATGTTTGTTATTGTTATCGTTCGCGTGTTCATTTTCGCGCTTGTTGCTTACACACTATTAAAGCTGGTTCAGCATTTTCGCAGTCCAAAGCGGAAGCTTGTAGCAGCTCAGGAACATCAGCAATTTTTTGTCGTTGACGAAAAAACGAATATCCGCAAAAATTTTCTACTAACGTATAAAGGTATTTTATTTGAAGGAGAAAAATACAGCAATCCCAATGAACCAGAGTCTTTGTCGATTACAATGGTGTTAACAGATCCATCTCGATTGCATGAACTGCAAAAACAAGATTTCAAGCTGCTGGAAAATCACGTACACAACATGTATCCAAATGCTCCTATTCGCTGGAAAAGCCCCGTTCGAGAATTTTTACACTGAGCACAAAATCATTTGTGCTCAGCTGATAACAAAAAAGAAAAGTAAATCAAGAGCGGCAAGAATAGGAAAACCTACTGTAAACGATGTGTGCTTCGTTTTATGACGATAGCAATACATACCAATCAGTCCTCCAATGGCTCCTCCGATAGCAGCTACCGTCCACAGTGTGCTTTCGGCAATTCTCCACTCATGTCTTTTCGCTTTTTGTTTATCTCTATACATCATTCCTATCCCTATTATATTAATAACAATAAAATAGGTAAGCAGCAGTTCATTCATGATATGTCCTCCGATAGCAAAAAAGCCTCATCATCTAAAGATGACGAGACTTTATATTCATTACTTATCTAAGCCTTTTTTAGCAGCAGTTGCTAATTCAGCAAATGCTTTTTCATCAGCTACAGCTAAGTCAGCAAGCATTTTGCGGTTAACTTCAATACCTGCTAATTTTAAACCGTGCATTAAACGGCTGTAAGAAAGACCGTTCATACGAGCAGCTGCATTAATACGTGTGATCCATAATTTACGGAAGTCACGTTTTTTCTGACGACGGTCACGATAAGCATACATGTGAGATTTCATAACTTGCTGATTAGCAACTTTATATAATCTATGCTTCGAACCGAAGAAACCTTTAGCTAATTTTAAAACTTTTTTACGACGTTTGCGTGTTACTGTACCGCCTTTTACGCGTGGCATAATTGTTTACCTCCTGTATTGTTTCTATCTCAACCCAAATTACTTAATGTTATCTAATAAGTGACGGATACGTTTGAAGTCACCTTTGCTTACTAAAGAACCTTTACGTAATTTACGCTTTTGTTTTGTAGATTTGTTAGCGAATAAATGGCTTGTGTAAGCACGAGCACGTTTTAATTTACCGCTTCCAGTCTTTTTGAAACGCTTTGCAGCGCCACGATGTGTTTTCATTTTTGGCATGGGGTGTTCCTCCTCGTTCTATTACTTTTCGTTTTTAGGTGCCAAGACTAAGAACATGCTGCGGCCTTCCATTTTAGGAGCCGATTCAACTGAACTTACATCTTCGCAAGCTTGTGAAAAACGTTCAAGTACTTTTTGGCCAATCCCTTTATGAGTAATGGCACGACCTTTAAAGCGAATAGACGCTTTCACTTTGTCACCTTTTTCAAGGAACTTGCGTGCGTTACGAAGTTTAGTGTTAAAATCATGTTCATCAATTGTTGGACTTAAACGAACTTCTTTTAAGTTTACAACTTTTTGGTTTTTACGAGCTTCTCTTTCTTTACGTTGTTGCTCATAGCGGAATTTACCGTAGTCCATAATACGACATACCGGCGGTTTCGCATTTGCAGCAACCATTACTAAGTCAAGATTTACTCGTGAAGCAATTTCTAATGCTTCATTTTTTGATTTAATTCCTAATTGTTCACCATTTTGATCAATTAGACGAACTTCGCGAGCTCGAATGCCCTCGTTTACCATCATGTCCTTGCTAATAAGTAGCCACCTCCAAGGTTTAATGAGCGAATACGCTTGCTTAGACCGATTATTAACTCACACAAAAAAGTGTGAGTACATACTGCACCCACACTTCTATCGTTTTAATTAAGATACGATGTACCTGCTAACTGCTTTATGCGTCACTCAGGTGAGAAGCGGGTGCTTCTTCTTCTGTATAAACAAGTATTCAATTACTTAAGCTATTATAGTATCAACAAAGACAAAAGTCAATGATTTCGTTCTTTTTTCACAACAAAAGTTATTGTATCAAAGGAAAACCATTTATGCAACAGTTTTTTATAAATGTTAGATAAAAAAGCAGAGAATTTCAATTCTCTGCTTTTTTCATTAACGAGATGCTTCTGCTTTTACATTTTGTAAAAAGGCTTGGAAATCCACTGTTTCTGAATTCTGCTCACCATATTTACGTACGTTTACTGCTTTATCTTCTACTTCTTTATCCCCTACAACAAGCATGTAAGGAATTTTTTGCATTTGAGCCTCACGGATTTTATAGCCAATTTTCTCATCGCGAGAATCAAGTTCCACACGAATACCCGCAAGCTGAAGCTGTTCTTGCACTTCTTTTGCATACTCAAGGTGAACCGTAGGTGATACCGGAATCACTTGAACTTGTACAGGTGCTAACCACGTTGGGAAAGCTCCTTTGTATTCTTCGATTAAGAAAGCTACAAAACGTTCCATTGTTGACACCACGCCGCGGTGAATAACAACAGGTCGATGCTGTTTTCCGTCTTCCCCTACATACGTTAAATCAAAGCGTTCAGGAAGTAAGAAATCCAATTGAACCGTAGATAGCGTCTCTTCTTTACCAAGAGCTGTTTTAACTTGAACATCTAGTTTTGGACCGTAGAATGCCGCTTCGCCTTCAGCTTCATAATAATCGAGGTCAAGCTCATCCATTGCATCTTTTAACATGCTTTGTGCTTTTTCCCACATTGCATCATCATCGAAGTATTTTTCTGTATCTTCAGGATCACGATAAGATAGACGGAATGAATAATTTTCAAATCCAAAATCTTTATAAACCGCTTCAACTAAGCGAACCACACGAATAAATTCTTCTTTGATTTGATCCGGACGTACAAAGATATGTGCATCATTTAACGTCATGCCTCGAACGCGCTGAAGTCCTGATAATGCTCCTGACATTTCGTAGCGGTGCATTGTTCCAAGTTCAGCAATACGGATTGGAAGCTCACGATAGCTGTGAATACCTTGTTTGTACACCATCATGTGATGAGGACAGTTCATTGGACGAAGAACCAGGTCTTCGTTATCCATTTCCATTGCAGGGAACATGTCATCTTGATAGTGCTCCCAGTGACCAGACGTTTTGTAAAGTTCTACACTTCCAAGCACCGGCGTGTAAACGTGCTGATAACCAAGGCTTACTTCTTTATCTACGATATAACGCTCGATAATACGGCGGATCGTCGCACCTTTTGGAAGCCATAAAGGAAGACCTTGTCCTACTTTTTGAGAATTTGTAAATAAGTTTAACTCTTTACCAAGTTTACGGTGGTCACGTTCTTTTGCTTCTTCAAGAAGACGAAGATGCTCGTCTAAATCTGCTTTTGTAAAGAATGCTGTACCGTAAATACGCTGCAGCATTTGATTGTCGCTGTCTCCGCGCCAATAAGCACCTGCTACGCTTAATAGTTTAAACTCTTTAATTTTGCCTGTTGACGGCACGTGCACACCTCGGCAAAGATCAAAGAATTCGCCTTGTTGGTAAATCGTCACCTTTTCACCTGCTGGAATCGCATCAATCAATTCAAGCTTTAGTTCATCGCCAACTTCTTTAAAAAGTTGAATGGCTTCTTCACGAGAAACTTCTTTTCGTTCAATTTCAATATTTGAATTAACGATTTTTTTCATTTCTTTTTCAATTCTACCTAAATCTTCAGGAGTAATTGATTCTTCCATATCGATGTCATAGTAAAACCCATTTTCGATAACCGGGCCTACACCTAGCTGTACTTTTACATCTTTGTATAAACGTTTGATTGCTTGAGCCATTAAATGCGCTGTACTATGGCGCATAATTTCAAGCGCTTCAGGAGCATCTTGCGTAATGATTTCAAGACTGCCATCTTGTTCGATTGGCGTACGTAAATCCAGCAGCTCGCCGTTTACTTTGCCTGCTAATGCTTTTTTCTTTAATCCCGGGCTAATAGAAGCCGCAATATCTTCTGTTGATGATCCTTTTGGATACTCTTTAACAGCTCCATCAGGAAATGTCATTTTGATTACTTCTGACACAACTTTCCACTCCTTTAACATAACTAATAAACTTTTTGTAAAAACAAAAAACTCGTCCCTTATAAAAAGGGACGAGTTGTGTATACACGCGGTACCACCCTTGTTTCCTCTTCGTATCTTGGATAACCCAAAGAACCCGAAGCGGCTCGAGGTTTTATAACGGAAATTCCGTCAGTAATTACTAGAGGCTCTGCTCGTTTACTACTGAAGTTTAGAGGTGGTAAGGATATATTCCGTGTTAGGAGATTTTCAGCCTGGATCTCCCTCTCTACAAACCGTAAATATACACTCATGTCCTCATCATAACTTGTAACATATAGCTGTTTTTCAATATGCATTTATTATATTCATTTTCAAAATAGAAATCAACCTTTCACGTTATATTTTGCTTTTGATCAAACGGAAATTCATTTTTTTCGTATAACATCACTTTTTCTTGAAAGATATTTTGAATGGTGTAAACAAAATCATGGTCATGCTCGTCGCTATACAGATGAATACCAGCTGGAGATAAACTTAGCAAAGGCGCGATAATAGTCGAGTCTATGTATAATGATTCTTGTTTAGATAAAAAGGCCTCTGCTAGAGCTGCACATTCACGTTCAGGAACATATCTACGGTTGTGGTCGTACAATACAAACTTGTTTTTATTCAAGTGCATCACGTACACATCACCGGTAGATGACTGTCTTTCGTTAGCCGCTTGACGCAGCTGATGAATAAGAATTTGATAGTCTTGTTCAAGCTTATATTCATCAATCGCCAGCTCAGCATAATAGCGCAGCCGATCTTGATATTCTTTTAAACGGAATTGGAGAAAAGACTCAAAGGTGAATGTTACATTATGAATGAAGAAGTCTTGAAGCGCCTGGCGGATAAGCAATTCTCTTGGAAGAGAAAATATTTTTTGCGGAATTTCGTCTCTCTCTCCTTCCATAATCCCCCCCATAATTTGAAGCAGCAAATCTTGCTCTTCCTCTTCCGAATAAAAAAATTGTTCTTTTAATATGTTTACCATCATCTTTTTTTCTTTCTTTTTTAAAATCACGTGCGTTAATACAGGTATCACCATGTCTTGTAAAATGGCCTCTCGATTGTATGTCTCATCAATAACTAAAAGCTGATTATTCACCAGCTTCAAGCACTGTGAACCATATGATAAAGCGCTTTGCTTCGCGCATAAAGACTCATATACAACGACTGCGTCTTCTACATATTTAAAGAATATTTTCATTCCTCATAGCCCCCCTTTGGACACGCTTTATTAATGTATATGGGGCAACATGCAAAAAAATGAGCAAGTCGTTACAAGAAATGTAAAACGACCTGCTCATCTATTTCGTTTATTCTCTCCATTCATTTCAACAGGAATGGCTAGAGACTTAATTCGTTCCATGACACGAGCGGCTTTGAGCTCTTCCTGCTCGCCTCTTTGGGTATAAGTCAAATGATGTTGAAGCTCTTTAAAATTTAAATTCGAGCTGAAAAATGTCGGCAAATTTTCGAGCATGCGGAATTGTAAAATGGTTCCGAGCACATCGTCTCGCATCCAGCTCGTTACGGATTCTGCTCCGAGATCATCAAGCATAAGAACCGGTACTTTTTTGACATACTCTATTTTCTCATTAAAGCTTTGATCTTGAAACGAACCTTTTAACTCACGCAAAAACTCCGGAACATACAGAATGGTAGATTTCACTTTCTTTTCGGCTAACGCATTGGCAATTGCTCCAAGAAAATACGTTTTTCCCACACCAAACGAACCGTGTAAATATAAAGCTTTCATTTTCTTGTTTGGCTCATATTCTCGCACAAAATCTCTTACTAGTTTAATCGCTTCAAATCTTCCCTGCTCAATTTCAATATCAGACATTGTTGCCTGTAAAATTTCTTTCGGCACGTACATACACTGAATAAAAGATTCTTGTTCTTTTCGCTCATCTTCTTGTACTTTTCTAGGACAGCGTTCATATTGCAAATCAATATTACGGCCTTTTACAACCAGCTGAGGGTGGTATCCTTTCACCATGTTGACACAGCTTTGCAGAGAAGGACACTTGTCACAGCATTTGCTTTGGTCGATAAATTCATGCATCTTCATCAGGCCTCGGTCGACCATTTGCTCATCTAACTCACGGCGATGCTCTTGCAAAAATGTTTTAACTTCAGGATTAGACAGGATACTGTTTCTTAATGCTTCTAAGCGTGCTTTAAAATCTTTTTTGTTCACTAACTGATTTAGTGAATCATTGATAGGCTTCATCTTTTTCACCTCATCTCTATCATACCTGCTTTTTATTCTTTATGCTTTTGTTTTAGCTCTTGATCTAACTGCTTGAGCTCTTCTTGTAGCTTTCGTTTTTCTTCTTCAAATCCGTCCACTTCTTTTGAAGGCTGCTTTTTCTCTTCTTTTTCTTCATCGCTCAGCCACTCTGGCACCATTTCTTTACGCACAATTTTTCGTCCGGTCGTTTTTTTATTTTGCTTTGCTTCGGTCCAGTTTTGATATTCTTTCTGTTCATTTTTAGCTAAATTCATGGCATCTTGAACAGTTTGTACCTTTTTGCGCGCC
The genomic region above belongs to Priestia megaterium and contains:
- the thrS gene encoding threonine--tRNA ligase; the protein is MLKEWKVVSEVIKMTFPDGAVKEYPKGSSTEDIAASISPGLKKKALAGKVNGELLDLRTPIEQDGSLEIITQDAPEALEIMRHSTAHLMAQAIKRLYKDVKVQLGVGPVIENGFYYDIDMEESITPEDLGRIEKEMKKIVNSNIEIERKEVSREEAIQLFKEVGDELKLELIDAIPAGEKVTIYQQGEFFDLCRGVHVPSTGKIKEFKLLSVAGAYWRGDSDNQMLQRIYGTAFFTKADLDEHLRLLEEAKERDHRKLGKELNLFTNSQKVGQGLPLWLPKGATIRRIIERYIVDKEVSLGYQHVYTPVLGSVELYKTSGHWEHYQDDMFPAMEMDNEDLVLRPMNCPHHMMVYKQGIHSYRELPIRIAELGTMHRYEMSGALSGLQRVRGMTLNDAHIFVRPDQIKEEFIRVVRLVEAVYKDFGFENYSFRLSYRDPEDTEKYFDDDAMWEKAQSMLKDAMDELDLDYYEAEGEAAFYGPKLDVQVKTALGKEETLSTVQLDFLLPERFDLTYVGEDGKQHRPVVIHRGVVSTMERFVAFLIEEYKGAFPTWLAPVQVQVIPVSPTVHLEYAKEVQEQLQLAGIRVELDSRDEKIGYKIREAQMQKIPYMLVVGDKEVEDKAVNVRKYGEQNSETVDFQAFLQNVKAEASR
- the ytxC gene encoding sporulation protein YtxC, with translation MKIFFKYVEDAVVVYESLCAKQSALSYGSQCLKLVNNQLLVIDETYNREAILQDMVIPVLTHVILKKKEKKMMVNILKEQFFYSEEEEQDLLLQIMGGIMEGERDEIPQKIFSLPRELLIRQALQDFFIHNVTFTFESFLQFRLKEYQDRLRYYAELAIDEYKLEQDYQILIHQLRQAANERQSSTGDVYVMHLNKNKFVLYDHNRRYVPERECAALAEAFLSKQESLYIDSTIIAPLLSLSPAGIHLYSDEHDHDFVYTIQNIFQEKVMLYEKNEFPFDQKQNIT
- the dnaI gene encoding primosomal protein DnaI, producing the protein MKPINDSLNQLVNKKDFKARLEALRNSILSNPEVKTFLQEHRRELDEQMVDRGLMKMHEFIDQSKCCDKCPSLQSCVNMVKGYHPQLVVKGRNIDLQYERCPRKVQEDERKEQESFIQCMYVPKEILQATMSDIEIEQGRFEAIKLVRDFVREYEPNKKMKALYLHGSFGVGKTYFLGAIANALAEKKVKSTILYVPEFLRELKGSFQDQSFNEKIEYVKKVPVLMLDDLGAESVTSWMRDDVLGTILQFRMLENLPTFFSSNLNFKELQHHLTYTQRGEQEELKAARVMERIKSLAIPVEMNGENKRNR